The Chryseobacterium nakagawai genome has a segment encoding these proteins:
- a CDS encoding head maturation protease, ClpP-related: MIFGIKDNTLTMYGTIWEYDGQDFVYYLNMLESKYSEITIRMHTYGGSVFAGNLMCNAIERSNADITIIIDGLAASMGAVIILSSKKVKIVNNGYVMIHAPSSGSYGNAKDHESSAKLLRLMEDNFEHKLILRTGKSKEEVRTWLEADTWLSAQEALDLGLVSEVIPASVDTVYPSFVPEDVGETEVYNMYAALLTSVPSPAVSAFMGFPQLQPQSQQPQENFNDNNMKQLLIAAFALKGVNAQSSDTAVLESLQNEFTAVNNAKTTAETAKTTAETKLKEYESGRIKAIIDGAAAGLGKTFTDDERKTYESIGATSGVEALEMVFGNVVKPVAPNISAHIQNADKNQVASGRDNWDFAQWQKEDPKGLEKLATQDPEKFQTLFNAKYQS, encoded by the coding sequence ATGATATTCGGAATTAAAGACAATACGCTCACGATGTACGGAACCATATGGGAATATGATGGTCAGGACTTCGTATATTATTTAAATATGCTTGAAAGCAAGTATTCTGAAATTACAATCAGAATGCATACTTATGGCGGGAGTGTTTTCGCTGGAAATCTCATGTGTAATGCCATTGAAAGATCTAATGCAGACATTACTATTATTATAGATGGATTAGCCGCCTCGATGGGTGCTGTTATCATACTATCCTCCAAAAAAGTGAAAATAGTTAATAATGGATACGTGATGATTCACGCACCCTCAAGTGGCTCCTATGGAAATGCAAAGGATCATGAGTCAAGCGCTAAGCTTTTGCGATTAATGGAAGATAACTTTGAACATAAATTAATCTTAAGAACTGGAAAATCTAAAGAAGAAGTCAGAACATGGCTTGAAGCTGACACCTGGTTAAGTGCTCAGGAAGCTCTTGATCTTGGTTTGGTTTCAGAAGTTATTCCCGCTTCAGTTGATACTGTTTATCCTTCTTTCGTTCCTGAAGATGTTGGAGAAACGGAAGTATACAATATGTATGCTGCCTTACTTACATCTGTTCCTTCGCCCGCAGTAAGTGCATTTATGGGTTTTCCACAACTGCAACCACAATCACAACAACCACAAGAAAATTTTAACGATAACAATATGAAACAGTTATTAATTGCTGCATTCGCTCTGAAGGGCGTAAATGCTCAAAGTTCTGATACAGCAGTATTGGAATCATTACAAAATGAATTCACGGCGGTGAATAATGCTAAAACAACCGCTGAAACCGCCAAAACAACCGCTGAAACTAAACTCAAAGAGTATGAAAGTGGAAGAATTAAAGCCATTATTGATGGTGCTGCTGCTGGTCTTGGTAAAACTTTCACAGATGATGAAAGGAAAACTTATGAATCCATTGGTGCAACTTCCGGAGTTGAAGCTCTCGAAATGGTTTTCGGAAATGTAGTAAAGCCAGTGGCTCCCAATATTTCGGCACATATTCAAAATGCTGATAAGAATCAAGTAGCATCAGGGCGTGATAATTGGGATTTCGCTCAATGG
- a CDS encoding helix-turn-helix domain-containing protein: MAKRVNNEPMRAYAEKLFVEEGMTAKAIAAATDVTEQTIGRWRKGIQGDISWDEKRQRHLSAPNNIKNVLMTELSDLAEGKESRIDVKAISAVTKAIELLSDKVSAQIVMAVFKEFDSWMAIQDPEAAISFLEWHKIFLLYKAQQEQ; this comes from the coding sequence ATGGCAAAAAGAGTTAACAATGAGCCAATGCGCGCGTATGCTGAAAAATTGTTTGTTGAAGAAGGAATGACCGCCAAGGCTATTGCAGCTGCAACAGATGTAACGGAACAGACTATAGGGCGTTGGCGTAAAGGAATACAGGGTGATATCTCCTGGGACGAAAAAAGACAAAGACATTTATCAGCTCCAAATAACATTAAGAATGTCTTAATGACTGAACTCAGTGATCTTGCTGAGGGAAAAGAATCACGAATTGATGTGAAAGCAATTTCAGCCGTAACCAAGGCAATTGAATTACTATCTGACAAAGTTTCTGCTCAGATTGTAATGGCTGTTTTTAAAGAATTTGACTCTTGGATGGCCATTCAAGATCCGGAAGCCGCTATATCATTTCTTGAGTGGCATAAAATATTTCTCCTATACAAAGCACAACAGGAACAATAA
- a CDS encoding phage protein Gp36 family protein, which yields MFITDDDYSVLVRKEIKDILLEDYFKAEEISESGINQRNTKLVTAEQMAIHQVKNYLSGKYDVHKIFTKTGEERNSHIVMITLDCALYHLYTPFPRKMPEIRAQRYQDAIDWLKLAAKGENTADLPPITDGSGNNMIGIKISSKYTPENNRW from the coding sequence ATGTTTATAACAGATGACGATTACAGCGTTTTAGTACGCAAAGAAATAAAGGACATTCTTCTTGAGGATTATTTTAAGGCAGAAGAAATCAGCGAAAGCGGAATCAATCAACGAAATACGAAGCTTGTAACTGCTGAACAAATGGCAATTCACCAGGTGAAAAATTATCTATCCGGAAAATATGACGTTCATAAAATCTTTACTAAAACAGGAGAAGAAAGAAACAGTCATATAGTAATGATAACACTTGACTGTGCGCTATACCATCTCTACACACCTTTCCCTCGAAAGATGCCAGAAATAAGAGCACAAAGATATCAGGATGCTATTGACTGGCTAAAGTTAGCAGCTAAAGGAGAAAACACAGCAGATCTTCCACCCATAACTGATGGCAGTGGTAATAATATGATTGGGATAAAAATAAGCTCAAAATATACTCCCGAAAACAACAGATGGTAA
- a CDS encoding phage portal protein family protein encodes MRIFGFDFSRQKSPVSAVPEKKTTGRRNPKITQVVESFKDSSRKDIQKWRQAMTAANNPEDPKFTLYHDLVDDLMTDGHLQSQVEMRKSSTLNTDYQVINRKTKKVNEDITFILQQQWFYRFLDGCIDETIRGTNLAEFISFQDEKIVMNFLPRRNIVPTRKKIFPDITKPQFIDYNNPAFDPWLLQIGENFNLGIINNIIPNLIWKRNVMQAWSEFCEKFGMPLITATTNTADSKVVDAVHEMLLNLGQASVGTFPVGTDIKFQEANRQDAYQVYHQFMLANTNEISKVLVGSTMLSDQGTNRSQTEVHERSLDNRIAQADKRKIQFLVNDQLFPLLRLQGYNITEDDIFEWKTAEQETSLTELWTITSGLLNNGYEVQPEWMSQTFNIPIEGKKKTLTLEPSANIAAGYFPTKPVATLKQDRYDFTCTCGKHNSPIDSISGDNIKKLVKKLVKAVFDKKNIEGAKGELIASEALLMVKGLRNNFKTFNPYTGPDLLVLQMMEYNVFEFSASKTEARYASMMELMTDGDSGIRDYNEFEKLCLEKTDDLNTRYLQTEYNLSVAVGQNSAAYVRFMAEKDTVTDLVQYQTVGDENVREAHQVLNGKIFSLNDPEAMKLWPPNGFGCRCEMLQYIGSGKAISGRSATELIYSRDGNYKGSQFEINRGDLKKVFTQKQFYSVNKGLSADLNKMTYNEYGLKKWNDLKANLKPIQLDKTINANNVGELFKKEKKSDYMGYTDYLGRKMVLPEKTFNSNTSGKALKEDKHKLFPHIRDILTTPDEVWLNEYEKNTFASNYVKHYNDRAVIVKVNINDKMEGLEVLDWYNLNNDDAKQRTGIKIK; translated from the coding sequence ATGAGAATATTCGGTTTTGATTTTTCACGCCAAAAAAGCCCCGTTTCTGCCGTTCCTGAAAAAAAAACAACAGGAAGGAGAAACCCCAAAATAACACAGGTTGTAGAATCATTCAAAGATAGCAGTCGAAAGGATATCCAAAAATGGAGACAAGCAATGACCGCAGCAAATAATCCTGAAGACCCAAAGTTTACTCTATATCATGATCTTGTTGACGACCTTATGACAGATGGCCACCTACAGTCTCAGGTAGAGATGAGAAAGTCATCAACTCTTAATACAGATTACCAAGTAATCAACAGGAAAACAAAAAAGGTAAATGAAGACATTACATTTATCTTACAACAACAATGGTTTTACAGGTTTTTAGACGGCTGTATTGATGAAACTATAAGAGGTACTAATTTAGCTGAATTTATCTCCTTTCAGGACGAAAAAATTGTAATGAACTTTTTACCACGTCGTAATATAGTCCCCACAAGAAAGAAGATTTTTCCAGATATTACGAAGCCTCAGTTTATTGATTATAATAATCCAGCCTTTGATCCCTGGTTACTTCAGATTGGAGAAAACTTTAACCTTGGTATTATTAATAATATTATTCCAAATCTAATCTGGAAAAGAAATGTTATGCAGGCATGGTCTGAATTCTGTGAGAAATTTGGAATGCCTCTAATCACAGCAACAACTAATACTGCTGATTCAAAAGTTGTTGATGCAGTTCATGAAATGCTTTTAAATCTTGGACAAGCTTCTGTAGGAACTTTTCCCGTAGGTACAGATATTAAGTTTCAAGAAGCCAACAGGCAAGATGCCTATCAGGTTTATCATCAATTCATGCTGGCTAATACAAATGAAATATCAAAAGTTTTAGTTGGATCTACAATGTTAAGTGACCAAGGAACCAACAGATCACAAACGGAAGTACATGAAAGATCACTAGACAATAGAATTGCTCAGGCTGATAAAAGAAAAATCCAATTCCTAGTTAATGACCAATTGTTCCCATTATTAAGACTACAGGGATACAATATCACTGAAGACGATATTTTCGAGTGGAAAACAGCCGAGCAGGAAACGTCCTTAACAGAGTTATGGACTATTACATCAGGATTATTAAATAACGGCTATGAAGTCCAACCGGAATGGATGTCCCAAACCTTCAACATACCAATTGAAGGCAAAAAAAAAACTCTGACGCTGGAACCTTCAGCTAATATTGCAGCTGGTTATTTTCCTACAAAGCCAGTTGCAACCCTTAAACAAGATCGTTATGATTTTACTTGTACATGTGGTAAACATAACTCACCTATTGACAGTATTTCAGGGGATAATATTAAAAAGCTTGTAAAGAAGCTTGTAAAAGCAGTTTTTGACAAAAAGAATATTGAAGGGGCAAAAGGAGAACTGATTGCATCTGAAGCATTACTAATGGTGAAAGGGCTTAGGAATAATTTCAAAACATTTAATCCCTACACAGGGCCGGATTTACTTGTATTACAAATGATGGAATACAATGTGTTTGAATTTTCCGCAAGTAAAACAGAAGCACGTTACGCTTCAATGATGGAATTAATGACAGATGGAGATTCAGGAATTCGTGATTATAATGAATTTGAAAAATTGTGTCTTGAAAAAACAGACGATCTTAATACCAGGTATCTTCAGACAGAATATAACCTTTCAGTCGCAGTTGGTCAAAATTCGGCAGCCTATGTCCGTTTTATGGCTGAAAAAGACACAGTAACAGACCTTGTACAATACCAAACAGTAGGTGATGAAAATGTCCGGGAAGCTCACCAGGTTTTAAACGGGAAAATATTTTCACTAAATGATCCGGAGGCAATGAAACTTTGGCCGCCCAATGGATTTGGATGCAGGTGTGAAATGCTCCAATACATTGGATCAGGAAAAGCGATATCAGGGAGATCTGCAACAGAGCTTATCTATTCCAGAGATGGAAATTACAAAGGATCTCAGTTTGAGATAAACAGAGGTGATCTTAAGAAAGTGTTTACACAAAAACAATTCTACAGTGTTAATAAGGGCCTTTCTGCTGATTTAAATAAAATGACATACAATGAATATGGTTTAAAAAAGTGGAACGATTTAAAAGCGAACTTGAAGCCTATCCAATTAGATAAAACTATCAATGCAAACAATGTTGGAGAATTGTTCAAAAAGGAGAAGAAATCCGACTACATGGGCTACACTGATTACCTGGGTAGAAAAATGGTTTTACCTGAAAAAACATTCAACAGTAATACTTCAGGCAAAGCCCTCAAAGAAGACAAACACAAACTATTTCCCCATATAAGAGATATTCTAACTACTCCGGATGAAGTATGGTTAAACGAGTATGAAAAAAACACTTTTGCATCTAACTATGTTAAACATTACAATGATCGCGCTGTTATTGTCAAGGTCAATATTAATGATAAGATGGAGGGACTTGAAGTCCTAGACTGGTACAATTTGAACAATGATGATGCTAAGCAAAGAACAGGCATCAAAATAAAATAA
- a CDS encoding phage tail tape measure protein, with protein sequence MATTKLMMLVDLSAKLFNNGLQRLQSRWSQGVDRMKAKYQSLIDMVPGLDGALDKLKNPSVVFGAAFMAAFGFLSQATKMANDWEVKMAEINVTAGLSKKELRGLSDQLLDIGSRNSSNLDEVPKAFSRIISAGLDVNQSLTALEPTMRAAKAGFTDVETVAGAGVATMMSSGKDINTVYDVLFETVKEGNAEFKDIARYLPKVIPLARSVGYELESTAGAYASLTTKLSAEQSTTALEGIMRTLSNADVAFGKTDKKTGKYISGFRSLGINIFDSAGKIRPLIDIVMEINKQMDGLTDANRIKKLSALGFDQSTALGFNTLAQDVEGLKKATLATSSAQGSLDQAYIDSLTPMEQYQVIQNNIKASMIKLGQAALPYLTAGLQKAAPLFQWMYRNVDTLIPVFGAFITTLGILTVATWAWNSALLANPVTWIILGISALIAIIVLAIAKYDEWGATLLLFMGPIGRIISALKGIYDHWDSIKKAFNDGGIIGALERIGIVLLDVIVQPIEQMLSMMSHLPGSLGRAAKDMQGTVRKFREDMDLVDTPEEALKKKRPEYLEAMKAHSEKLLEPKNKFDPKSLYGTEGGEFAEPGKDTEAKKKKLKEGVNKATGEARQVRNITITIGSLNNGGINVKNDEFRGMTKADVENWFNESMMRVLRNVETS encoded by the coding sequence ATGGCTACTACAAAATTAATGATGCTTGTAGACCTATCGGCTAAGTTATTTAATAACGGATTGCAGAGGTTACAAAGCAGATGGAGTCAGGGCGTGGATCGAATGAAGGCTAAATATCAATCCTTGATTGATATGGTTCCCGGACTTGATGGAGCCCTTGATAAACTTAAAAACCCATCGGTGGTTTTTGGTGCTGCATTTATGGCAGCCTTTGGTTTTTTAAGCCAGGCAACAAAAATGGCCAATGATTGGGAAGTAAAGATGGCTGAGATTAACGTAACCGCCGGACTCTCAAAAAAAGAGCTTCGGGGGTTGTCAGATCAACTCCTTGATATCGGATCTCGGAACTCATCCAATTTAGATGAAGTCCCAAAGGCGTTTTCAAGGATTATCAGTGCTGGATTAGATGTAAATCAATCATTGACGGCATTGGAACCAACCATGAGAGCAGCAAAAGCAGGATTTACTGATGTTGAAACGGTTGCAGGTGCTGGAGTTGCCACGATGATGTCTTCAGGCAAAGACATCAATACGGTTTATGATGTCCTTTTTGAAACAGTAAAGGAAGGTAACGCAGAATTCAAAGACATAGCAAGATATCTTCCAAAAGTAATTCCACTAGCACGTAGTGTTGGTTATGAGCTGGAGTCAACTGCCGGTGCCTATGCTTCGTTAACTACTAAGCTAAGTGCCGAACAGTCTACAACTGCTCTGGAAGGGATTATGAGAACTTTATCTAACGCTGATGTTGCATTTGGTAAAACAGACAAGAAAACCGGAAAATACATTAGTGGCTTCCGTTCTTTAGGAATTAATATTTTTGATTCAGCAGGAAAAATCAGACCGTTGATCGACATTGTTATGGAAATTAATAAACAAATGGACGGGCTAACGGATGCTAATAGGATTAAGAAATTAAGTGCGCTTGGCTTTGACCAATCAACTGCTTTAGGTTTCAATACTCTTGCTCAAGATGTAGAGGGGCTAAAAAAGGCTACTCTTGCAACTTCATCTGCACAAGGATCACTTGACCAGGCTTACATTGATTCATTGACACCAATGGAGCAATATCAGGTTATTCAGAATAATATTAAAGCTTCAATGATAAAACTAGGACAGGCGGCACTACCTTATCTTACTGCGGGACTTCAGAAAGCTGCACCATTATTTCAATGGATGTATCGTAATGTAGATACTTTAATTCCTGTTTTTGGTGCTTTTATTACCACACTTGGAATTCTTACCGTGGCAACCTGGGCGTGGAATTCTGCATTATTAGCCAATCCTGTCACATGGATAATTCTTGGGATTTCTGCGTTAATAGCAATTATAGTACTGGCTATTGCAAAATATGATGAATGGGGCGCAACATTACTTTTATTTATGGGTCCAATAGGCCGTATTATTTCTGCTCTTAAAGGGATATATGACCATTGGGATTCTATTAAAAAAGCTTTTAATGATGGCGGAATAATTGGTGCGCTGGAAAGAATTGGAATAGTTTTATTGGATGTCATTGTCCAGCCTATTGAGCAAATGCTCAGCATGATGTCACATTTGCCAGGAAGCTTGGGAAGAGCGGCTAAGGATATGCAAGGAACCGTTAGGAAATTTCGTGAAGACATGGATCTTGTTGATACACCTGAAGAAGCATTGAAAAAGAAAAGACCTGAATATCTTGAGGCAATGAAAGCACATTCTGAAAAATTGCTTGAGCCTAAAAACAAATTTGATCCTAAATCATTGTATGGAACAGAAGGAGGAGAATTTGCAGAACCAGGAAAAGATACTGAAGCTAAAAAGAAAAAGCTTAAAGAAGGGGTAAATAAAGCTACAGGAGAAGCTAGACAAGTCAGAAATATTACAATAACGATAGGTTCTTTAAACAATGGTGGAATTAATGTTAAAAATGATGAATTCAGAGGAATGACAAAAGCAGATGTAGAAAATTGGTTTAATGAGTCTATGATGAGAGTATTACGTAACGTAGAAACTTCTTAG
- a CDS encoding phage virion morphogenesis protein, which produces MSVEFQGEFLEKLRRVNKAAFLNRCIGQVGVIAVNFSKERFVQKNWADRNREAWAPRKRRARGSILVRSARLKRSIRKIAQGSYYVFIGTDVPYAQIHNEGGNINKTVRIKAHTRRTSPRRTRDSRGRYQRNEGGGSTQNVRAHTRRMNFTMPKRQFLGESALLNRRIERFLSRELDNEISRNS; this is translated from the coding sequence ATGAGTGTAGAATTTCAAGGTGAATTTTTAGAAAAATTAAGAAGAGTAAATAAAGCAGCTTTTCTTAATAGATGTATTGGGCAAGTTGGCGTTATAGCCGTCAACTTTTCCAAAGAAAGATTTGTACAGAAAAATTGGGCGGACCGAAATCGGGAAGCCTGGGCTCCAAGGAAGCGCAGGGCTCGCGGGTCTATCCTTGTTAGATCTGCCAGATTAAAAAGAAGTATCCGAAAAATAGCACAAGGCAGCTATTATGTTTTTATTGGAACAGATGTTCCTTACGCTCAAATTCACAATGAAGGTGGAAACATTAATAAAACAGTTAGAATTAAGGCGCATACCAGACGAACTTCACCAAGAAGAACAAGAGATAGTCGTGGAAGATATCAAAGAAATGAAGGAGGAGGATCAACCCAAAATGTAAGAGCACACACCAGGAGAATGAATTTTACAATGCCAAAACGTCAATTTCTTGGTGAATCGGCACTGTTAAACAGAAGAATCGAAAGATTTTTATCACGCGAATTAGACAATGAAATAAGTAGAAACAGCTAA
- a CDS encoding M15 family metallopeptidase: MDKVTQERISKLHPSVKDEVTKIINECNASLTGRAQVRISQGLRTFAEQDELYAIGRVKAGKKVTNAKAGQSIHNYGLAVDIVLIIDGKTASWDTAKDWDNDGVADWYECVKIFAKNGWDWGGNWKTFKDLPHFEKKGFNWRTLSTKKRDKNNYVIL; the protein is encoded by the coding sequence ATGGACAAAGTAACACAGGAAAGAATTTCTAAACTACACCCAAGTGTAAAAGACGAAGTAACAAAGATTATCAATGAATGCAATGCCAGTTTAACAGGTCGTGCTCAGGTAAGAATTTCACAAGGTTTACGAACCTTTGCAGAACAGGATGAACTTTATGCAATAGGTCGAGTAAAAGCAGGAAAAAAGGTAACTAATGCCAAAGCGGGTCAGAGTATCCATAACTATGGATTGGCCGTCGATATCGTTTTAATTATTGATGGAAAGACTGCCAGTTGGGATACGGCAAAAGATTGGGACAATGATGGCGTTGCAGATTGGTATGAATGCGTTAAAATCTTCGCAAAAAACGGCTGGGATTGGGGCGGAAATTGGAAAACATTTAAGGATCTTCCACATTTTGAGAAAAAAGGCTTTAACTGGAGAACTCTTTCCACAAAAAAGAGAGATAAAAACAACTATGTTATATTATGA
- a CDS encoding DUF1145 domain-containing protein, with amino-acid sequence MIEILKMFALVVLQNASFTLVSRARNSNSLTFHAISSVLSNGIWLLVIRNVVQNFDNTIMMFVYLAGSVIGSLLMHHISMKYFEKKKN; translated from the coding sequence ATGATTGAAATATTAAAAATGTTTGCACTTGTAGTGCTTCAGAATGCCAGCTTTACGTTGGTTAGTAGAGCTAGGAATAGCAATAGTTTGACTTTTCATGCAATTTCAAGTGTCTTGAGTAATGGGATTTGGCTTCTTGTAATAAGAAACGTGGTTCAAAACTTTGATAATACAATTATGATGTTTGTTTATTTAGCAGGGTCAGTAATAGGCAGCCTATTAATGCATCATATTTCCATGAAATATTTTGAAAAAAAGAAGAATTAA